Within Candidatus Methylomirabilota bacterium, the genomic segment CACCTGTTGGGCAGCTTCGCCATCTCCCCGCATGGCATCGGCATCGCGATCGGATTCCTCTTCGGCGCGTGGATCTTCACGCGCGAGGGGCCCAAGCGCGGGGTCACGTTGGACGACGTGAACGCCATGGTGTTCTGGGCCCTCATCGGGGCCATCGTTGGGGCTCGGCTG encodes:
- a CDS encoding prolipoprotein diacylglyceryl transferase family protein; the protein is MTLLGAIGWPVLDRIHLLGSFAISPHGIGIAIGFLFGAWIFTREGPKRGVTLDDVNAMVFWALIGAIVGARL